CGTTTTCCCGATACTTACGTGAAAGCCCACATCGGGAACCAGGTCATGAAGACGAAAACGGTCCAGGCCCGTACACTTAACCCGTTATGGAACGAGGATTTACTATTTGTTGCTGCTGAGCCGTTTGAGGATCATCTGATCCTCACGGTAGAGGACCGTGTGGGCCCCGGTAAAGACGAGATTTTAGGAAGAGTGATTATACCTTTAAACATGGTTGAAAAACGGGCCGACGACCGGATTATCCATTCTCGGTGGTTCAATTTGGAAAAACCCGTAGCCGTCGATGTTGACCAGTTGAAAAAAGATAAGTTTTCGATGCGAATTCATCTTAGGATTTGTCTCGATGGCGGTTATCATGTTCTCGACGAGTCGACTCATTACAGTAGCGATTTACGACCGACGGCTAAACAACTTTGGAAACCGACAATCGGTGTCTTAGAGCTCGGGATTTTAAATGCAGTCGGGCTTCACCCGATGAAAACCCGAGATGGAAGGGGGACATCGGATACTTACTGTGTAGCAAAATACGGGCACAAATGGGTCAGGACCCGAACCATAGTAGACAATCTGAGCCCAAAGTATAACGAGCAGTACACGTGGGAGGTGTTCGATACTGCTACCGTATTAACCGTCGGGGTTTTCGATAACAGTCAACTTGGAGACAAGGGTCCCAACGGTAAAGATTTGAAAATTGGAAAAGTTAGGATCCGTATATCAACCCTTGAGGCGGGTCGGGTTTATACCCATTCATACCCGTTGCTTGTTTTAAACCCGAACGGTGTCAAGAAAATGGGTGAGGTCCATTTAGCAATCCGCTTCTCGTGTACTAACTTTGTCAACATGCTTTATACTTACTCGCGCCCGTTATTACCCAAAATGCATTATGTTCGACCGTTTAGTGTTATGCAACTTGACATGTTACGTCACCAAGCGGTCCTTATAGTCGCGGGTCGGCTCGGTCGGGCCGAACCACCTTTACGAAAAGAGGTTGTCGAGTACATGTCCGATGTGGACTCGCATCTATGGAGTATGCGTAGAAGCAAGGCTAATTTTTTTCGACTAATGACGATTTTCGCGCCGTTGTTTGCGGTTTCGAAATGGTTCGGTGACATATGTATGTGGAGGAACCCGATAACGACAATTCTTGTTCATGTTCTGTTCATCATGCTCGTTTGTTTTCCGGAATTGATCTTACCGACTGTTTTCTTGTACATGTTCTTGATCGGGATTTGGAATTTTCGGTACCGACCTCGATACCCGCCTCATATGAACACGAAGATTTCGCAAGCTGAAGGTGTGCACCCGGACGAGCTTGACGAGGAATTCGACACGTTCCCGACTAGCCGAAATCCTGACCTGGTTCGAATGAGGTATGACCGTTTACGAAGTGTAGCTGGGCGGATACAAACCGTGATTGGGGATATTGCAACACAAGGTGAACGTATGCAGTCGTTGTTGAGCTGGAGGGACCCACGGGCTACGGCGATATTTGTTACGTTTTGTTTGATTGCGGCCATTGTGTTGTATGTGACACCGTTTCAGGCGATTGCGGCTTTGATTGGGATTTATATGATGAGGCACCCGCGTTTTCGTCATCGTTT
The window above is part of the Rutidosis leptorrhynchoides isolate AG116_Rl617_1_P2 chromosome 1, CSIRO_AGI_Rlap_v1, whole genome shotgun sequence genome. Proteins encoded here:
- the LOC139863216 gene encoding multiple C2 domain and transmembrane region protein 7 isoform X2 — translated: MNLKLGVDVVGAHNLLPKDGQGSSSAFVELYFDGQNHRTTVKEKDLNPVWNESFYFNISDPSNLPNLTLDAFVYNSVKGTHSRSFLGKVSITGTSFVPYSDAVVLHYPLEKKVIFSRVRGEIGLKVYITDDPTIKASEPVTQPKPVQEPVKKSEVRHTFHHLPHQTQAPANTGITAAPPPMQRYGYEQIKPNPPPQPPKIVRMYSDSASQPVDYALKETSPYLGDKASSTYDLVEKMHFLFVRVVKARDLPHMDITGSLDPYVEVRIGNYKGVTRHIEKNQNPMWNIVFAFSRERMQASVLDVVVKDKDLLKDYFVGFVRFDLNEVPLRVPPDSPLAPQWYRLEDKKGERIKSELMLAVWIGTQADEAFPDAWHSDAATPVDSTGAASTMIRSKVYQAPRLWYVRVNVVEAQDLVPADKTRFPDTYVKAHIGNQVMKTKTVQARTLNPLWNEDLLFVAAEPFEDHLILTVEDRVGPGKDEILGRVIIPLNMVEKRADDRIIHSRWFNLEKPVAVDVDQLKKDKFSMRIHLRICLDGGYHVLDESTHYSSDLRPTAKQLWKPTIGVLELGILNAVGLHPMKTRDGRGTSDTYCVAKYGHKWVRTRTIVDNLSPKYNEQYTWEVFDTATVLTVGVFDNSQLGDKGPNGKDLKIGKVRIRISTLEAGRVYTHSYPLLVLNPNGVKKMGEVHLAIRFSCTNFVNMLYTYSRPLLPKMHYVRPFSVMQLDMLRHQAVLIVAGRLGRAEPPLRKEVVEYMSDVDSHLWSMRRSKANFFRLMTIFAPLFAVSKWFGDICMWRNPITTILVHVLFIMLVCFPELILPTVFLYMFLIGIWNFRYRPRYPPHMNTKISQAEGVHPDELDEEFDTFPTSRNPDLVRMRYDRLRSVAGRIQTVIGDIATQGERMQSLLSWRDPRATAIFVTFCLIAAIVLYVTPFQAIAALIGIYMMRHPRFRHRLPSVPINFFRRLPARTDSML
- the LOC139863216 gene encoding multiple C2 domain and transmembrane region protein 7 isoform X1, with protein sequence MNLKLGVDVVGAHNLLPKDGQGSSSAFVELYFDGQNHRTTVKEKDLNPVWNESFYFNISDPSNLPNLTLDAFVYNSVKGTHSRSFLGKVSITGTSFVPYSDAVVLHYPLEKKVIFSRVRGEIGLKVYITDDPTIKASEPVTQPKPVQEPVKKSEVRHTFHHLPHQTQAPANTGITAAPPPMQRYGYEQIKPNPPPQPPKIVRMYSDSASQPVDYALKETSPYLGGGRVVGGRVIRTDKASSTYDLVEKMHFLFVRVVKARDLPHMDITGSLDPYVEVRIGNYKGVTRHIEKNQNPMWNIVFAFSRERMQASVLDVVVKDKDLLKDYFVGFVRFDLNEVPLRVPPDSPLAPQWYRLEDKKGERIKSELMLAVWIGTQADEAFPDAWHSDAATPVDSTGAASTMIRSKVYQAPRLWYVRVNVVEAQDLVPADKTRFPDTYVKAHIGNQVMKTKTVQARTLNPLWNEDLLFVAAEPFEDHLILTVEDRVGPGKDEILGRVIIPLNMVEKRADDRIIHSRWFNLEKPVAVDVDQLKKDKFSMRIHLRICLDGGYHVLDESTHYSSDLRPTAKQLWKPTIGVLELGILNAVGLHPMKTRDGRGTSDTYCVAKYGHKWVRTRTIVDNLSPKYNEQYTWEVFDTATVLTVGVFDNSQLGDKGPNGKDLKIGKVRIRISTLEAGRVYTHSYPLLVLNPNGVKKMGEVHLAIRFSCTNFVNMLYTYSRPLLPKMHYVRPFSVMQLDMLRHQAVLIVAGRLGRAEPPLRKEVVEYMSDVDSHLWSMRRSKANFFRLMTIFAPLFAVSKWFGDICMWRNPITTILVHVLFIMLVCFPELILPTVFLYMFLIGIWNFRYRPRYPPHMNTKISQAEGVHPDELDEEFDTFPTSRNPDLVRMRYDRLRSVAGRIQTVIGDIATQGERMQSLLSWRDPRATAIFVTFCLIAAIVLYVTPFQAIAALIGIYMMRHPRFRHRLPSVPINFFRRLPARTDSML